The DNA sequence CGTACAGCGATTTCGGTCGATTGACTTACGAGATGTGGCGCGCGCTCCGGCTCGTTGTAGATACGGGCATGCATTATTTCGGGTGGTCACGCCAGAAAGCGATTGATTATATGGCGGAGAATTCCGCTCTGACTATGCATAACATCACAACAGAAATAGACAGGTATATCTCGTGGCCCGGACAGGCGTTGGGATACAAAATGGGCGAGTTGAAGATCAGGGAACTCCGCGCCTACTCCAAAGAAAAATTAGGCGATAAATTTGACGTAAGAGAATTTCACGAAGTCGTTCTCGGCAGCGGAGCGGTTCCTATGAATGTCCTCGAAGCCAATGTCACCGATTGGGTATCGAATAAACTATCAGAAAGGTAGGAATCAGAAGATGACTAAATTCAATCAATTATTTTTAATTATAATAATCTTCTTCCTTACCGGATGCACCGGTCAGAAAGGAAACGAAAGCCTTAAAGGAATCGGACAGCAGTTTTTCCCGTCCCTGGATAGTCCCATACCGGTCAACCCGAATGTGGTTGAAGGAAAATTGGATAACGGTATCAAATATCTTATTCTGAAAAACGGGAAACCGGAAAATAGAGCGGAACTCCGACTAGTTGTAAACGTCGGCTCGGTGTTGGAAGAAGATGATCAGCAAGGTCTCGCCCACTTTGTGGAGCATATGGCGTTCAACGGAACCAAGAATTTCGCGAAGCAGGAAATTGTGGATTATCTCGAATCCATCGGAATGCGGTTCGGAGCCGACATAAATGCGTACACAAGCTTTGACGAAACCGTTTATATGCTAAAAGTCCCAACCGACAGCGCGGAAATGGTCGAACAGGGGTTCCTGATATTAGAAGATTGGGCAAGCGGTGTGAGCTTCGAAGATGAAGAAATCGACAAGGAAAGAGGCGTGGTCATCGAGGAATGGCGACTGCGAAGAGGCGCTGAAGCGCGGATGTTCGATAAACAGCTTCCCGTACTTTTCAAAGATTCCAGGTACGCTGTCCGGTTGCCTATCGGTCAAAAAGCCGTACTCGACAGCTTCAGTTATGATGCGGCAAAACGATTTTACAAAGAGTGGTATCGCCCCGAATTGATGGCTGTCATCGCAGTAGGCGACTTCGACGTAGAATGGATCGAAGGACTGATAAAAGAACACTTTAACCGAATCCCGGCAAGCGAGAATCCGAGAGATAGAGAAGTTTACGGAGTGCCCGACCATAAGGAAACTCTCGTCTCCATCGCCTCCGACAAGGAAGCCACCGGCTCACGGATTTCAATTTACTATAAGCAGGATACGAAAAATGAGAACTCACATGGAGCATACCGGGAAGGAATTATAAAATCAATATACAACGCAATGCTTAATGACAGGCTCGCTGAGATCACCACCAAACTTAATGCTCCGTTCCTTTACGGATTTTCAGCGCAAGGAAGGTTCGTTCGGGAAAAGGAAGTTTACCTCTTAACGTCCGGTGTTCAGGATAACGGAATCGAACGCGGTCTTGAAGCCCTATTGACCGAAGCCGAACGGGTAGCGCTGCACGGATTCACTTCCGCAGAATTGGAACGGCAAAAGATAAATCAGCTTAAAAGTATGGAAAAAGCTTACAACGAGAGGGACAAAACAAATTCCGGAAGTTACGCTTCCGAGTATATCAGACATTTCCTCGTTGACGAGCCGATTCCGGGCATCATATACGAATTTGAGCTATACAAGATGTATATGCCGACCATCACCCTTGACGAAATAAATAGTCTCGCACGCACCTGGCTCTCCGACGAGAACAGAGTCATCCTCGCAAATCTCCCGATAAAAGACAGTATAGTAGAACCAACAGATGCGTCTCTCCTCGCTGTCTTTGACATAGTGAAATCACTGACCATTGAGCCGTACGAAGAGTCAGTGCCTGACCTGCCATTGGTGGCGGATATTCCCGCGCCATCTGCGGTCACTTCCGAATCATATATAGAGGTGTTGGATATTCACGAATTTATTTTGGCGAATGGAATACGCGTTCTGATGAAAAAAACCGACTTCAAAAACGATGAAATACTTATGACTTCGTTCAGCGCCGGCGGCAGATCTCACCTTGTGAGGGATGAATATGTTCCCGGAAAGATATCCGCGAGCGTCATCAATGAAAGCGGTTTCGGAGCGTTCAACAAAATAGCGTTGGAGAAAAAACTTGCCGGTAAAATTGTCGGAGTCTCTCCCTACATCGGGTCGGTGAAAGAGGGAATCTCAGGTTCCTCCACACCCGAAGATATTGAGACAATGTTTCAGCTCATTCATCTTGTCTTTACCGCTCCGAGGAAGGACAGCACCGCATATCTTGCGCTAAAAGAAAGGATAAACGGATTTGTGCTGAACAGGAGCGCAAGCCCCAACGTTGCTTTCAGAGACACTATCAGCGCACTGATGTCCCGCAATCATCCGCGGTATCGACCCTGGTCAACAAAACTTGTTGAAGAGTTCGATCTTAATAAGTCATATAATATTTTCCGAAACGCATTTGCCGATGCAGGCGACTTTACTTTTATTTTCATAGGAAATATCGAACCTGCTGTCATCAAGAAACTTTCCAGGATTTACCTTGGTAATCTTCCTGCTGATGCTGAACATTTATCCTTTAAAGACGACGGAGTTGATCCGCCGGAAGGTGTGATAAAGAAGAAAGTCTTTAAAGGTCAGGAACCGAAAAGTAATACGCAGATTATCTTCACGGGCGATTTTGAATGGAACAGGCAGAACCGCTATAATATCAATTCAATGGTTCATTCTCTCCGAATTAAACTCCGGGAAGTATTGCGGGAAGAGCTGGGCGGAACTTACGGCGTCCGCGTAAGCGCAATTCTTCAGGAGTTCCCCGATGAGGAATATCAGATTCGTATCTCATTCGGCAGCGACCCGGACCGGGTGGCGGAACTGACCGAAACTGTTTTTACCCAGATAGACAGCCTTAGGAATTTCGGAACCACTGATAAAAATCTCGTTAAAATCAAAGAGATCCAGCGAAGGACCCTTGAAACGAGTTTAAAGGAAAACAGTTTTTGGCTCAACACGATTGAATCATATGTGTGGCACAAACAGGATTTTGCTGATGTGATGAAGTTTGATGAATTGGTGGAAGCGCTTTCGCTTGAGACGATCCGGAAAACCGCCCACATGTATTTTGATATGAACAATTACGTTCAGGTATCGCTTTATCCTGAAGGATTTGTAGAATAGAATCTGATAATTAACTGAGAACCACCCCTCTATCCCCTCCTTAGAAAGGAGGGGAAGTTAACCTCTCCCCTTGAGGGGAGTGACCGTTACGTCACTAACATATTAGGAGTGATTTCAGAATTACACCCTCCGTCACTCCGTGACACCTCCCTCAAGGGAGGAGGTTAACTAACTGTTTCCGCCCATATTTTGTTATTCTTTGTCATTCCGAGCGCCTGCCCGACTGATGTCAGGCGGGAAGCGAAAGAATCTCAATTATTTGTTGACGAGTTAATCCTGAGATTCCTTCGTTGCCGTGCTCCTCTGAATGACGACAATGTGCGCGGGTTATCCGTCGGCTGACGGACTGACCGCGCAATCTCAATCTATTAAAAAAGAGAACCGCCATCATCACCCAGCATTGCCTTACGAATCATCGGAATGGGCGGCCCGCCGAATGAGAGGTACATATCGTGATACGCTTTCCACGTTCCGTGCATTCCTCTCGACGCTGTCCAGTCTTCACGGAGTTTCTTTATCATAAGTTTGCCCATAGTGTAGTTCAGATAAGCCGGGTCGTAAGTTCCCCGCGCCGCCTGCTGCCTCGCATTGCCCGGGTCCTGAAAACCCGATTCCATAAAGAGCGCTTCCGATTCTTCAACTGTCATCCCTTCGGTGTGCAGACCGATGGTGGAAAGAAATCGAGCGTTGCGAAGCAGTGCATTAATCAGTTGACCGATATGTATCTCAGGGTCGCCGTCGCTAAATCCGGCATCCCACATCATCTCTTCGGTGTAGTGCGCCCATCCTTCCGCAAACGCATAGCCGACAAATACCTGTCCGAATTTGGAATCAGACCTGTTGGAATGTAGAAATTGCAGGAAATGTCCGGGCCAAATCTCATGCACAGAAACGAACATCAGATCCGCTTTACCCGGAAGGTAATCGTGTTGATCTTTTTCGGACCAGGTGGGATCCGGCGGCGCGATATAATACGTTGACGGCAATCCTTCTTCATACGGACCGGGAATATTTATATACGCGAAATTCCACCTTGCATATTCGGGCGCTTCCGCCACCAGCGCTTTTTCAGTTCCGGGAATAGTTATGAGGTCCTTCTCAATCAGGAAATCTCTGAGCACCGATAATTGTTGACGCGCTCCTTCTACTGCTCCCCCCTCATTCTTCACGCTGCGAGCCTTTTCAACACACTCATGATTTGTCAGTCCGCTCGCGTATTCAGCGCACGCTTCTGTGAGAGATGCGATATTCCGCGCAAGGTCATTTTGTGCGATGACTTTTAGGTCAGCGATAGATACATCAACCCGTTCTGTCGCCCACAGCATTTCCTGAAAATTCTCGGCGCCAATTGCGAATCCATCGGTAGCGTCGGGACGCTGCTCTTCGATCCATGCGTCAAGTTTTTTCATAGCCGCAACGGCAAGCAAGTTCGCTTCTTTCAGATCTGCCTGGAGCTGAGCGTCTTCCACAGTTGCAAATACGTCATAAATATCGTTTTCGAAATAAGTAGCATAACCACCGAAAGTGGTGTGACCTAAATTTACGAATGTCAGTGGAAGCGGAGTGCGCAGGTTTTCCATTATCTGTTCAACCGCTCTTGGGACTTCACCGGCGAATTTTGTGTAAGCCTGCATCCGAACATCAAGCGGAGCATATTCAAGAATTACATAATTGCTCGGATCAAAATGACCCTGGTAAAAATTGGGATTTCGATACTGCTTCTCCGTCGTTTCGAGCCAAAACAGGTCTCCGTCAATGACCGACAGCAAATACTCTCTTTCGAATCGTTGGCCATCACTCAGTGTTGTCCCGTCAAATGCCATTGCGCCAGTTCGTTTGGCGTGAAGCCGCGCTATCTCTTTGTTAAATCCTTCCACGCTCCAATCGGGAAGCTGTCCGTCAAATTCATGCCGACCCGCTCCGATAGCTGTTGTGGGATTTGCGACAAAATAATCTTCAAGGAAATCGGAGACGAATACGTCCCAATCCGCCGAGTGAGTCGGCGACATTTTCACTGTTGATTTTTGACAGCTGACGCTGAGGATTAATAGCATAAAAAGCGTAATAAATCCCGATGTTTTAGTTGAGATAATTCTCATAAGTATTCTCCGGATAAAATTAGTCGGTGATGCTTCGTTTAATCTACGTAAAGTATTTCCAAATGTTCAGAGTGGCAATTTAATTATTCAGAATATTTATTGATTTCAGGTATTTTGAGTTTTCTAAAGATTCGTCTGATTAGCAGGAATATGAGAAGCACTGCCGCTCCCAGATAAGACAAAGAATACTTGCTGCCGAAAATTCCGTCAGACTCCGATACCTGATGTCTAAAAGATTCAGAGAAAAACGGCAAAACTATATTTGTCAAACGAGATGATATTTTGTTCAGATGATCGCCATCATATTCCTGGAAATTGTGATCAATATTACGCTTACTCAATTCTGCTGAAAAACTCATATTCGATATCAACCACTTATCGGCGCTACCAATATCGAAAGACAAAATCTGTCCTCCCCTACGCTGCTCATAGCCCGTCAGGTACTCATCGGTTGCTACCGAAAACTTCATCCATTTTTGCCAAACGTCATCCAAAAATATTTTATTCCCATCTTCATAGACAATCGGCAAATTCACAAAAAACGGCAGATTCAATGGATTAGGAGAAAATGCTGCTCCAAGGGAAATCGCCAACTGTGTCGAAAAACTTAAAGTTTTAAACAGATCAGCGTCGCTGATAAGAGATGCTTCTAACATATTATTTTCAAGTTCTTTGAGCATATTGATTTCAAAATCAAGTCGTGAAGTACTCATTCCATATACAGAACCAAAAATATCCGGGTGTTCCATTCCGAGCCAAACAGCTCCAAACCCTCCCATCGAATGACCTGCGATTCCCCTGCTGGAACTGTTATCTATAGTTTTGAAAGTGGCATCAATCTCATGAACCAATTCTATAGTGATGAAATCATCCCAGTCTCCCATTATCCCTGAATTCACATACCAGCTACCGCCATACTTGTTGTGTGCGCTTGGCATAACGATTATCATCGGCTTGATTTCCCCTGCCTCGATAAGTGAATCGGCAACATTTGTGATGTTCCACCCTTTCCCGAGCCAGAACCGCCCCACCGTCCAGAGATAATAATCCGCATTGAAACCGTGGAGCAGATACAGAACCGGATAACGCCTTTCTTCTGATTCGTTATATCCCAACGGGAGATGTACCATTACCTTTCTGTTAGGTGATTCACCTAACAGATTTCCCTCAAGCGCAATGCTGTGAACTGTGAGAATTATAGTCCGCTGGTCAGGATCTTTCTTTGCAGAAAGAGGTGAAGCAATTAGGATGAATAAAAAGATAGACAAGAAAAGTGGCTTATATTTGGAGGTTGTTCTAATTATCTTTTTGCCTCTTATTGAATCTACAATCTCTATGTCATTCCGAGCGCCTGCCCGGCTACCGTCATGCGGACAATGACAATATTTTT is a window from the Candidatus Neomarinimicrobiota bacterium genome containing:
- a CDS encoding insulinase family protein: MTKFNQLFLIIIIFFLTGCTGQKGNESLKGIGQQFFPSLDSPIPVNPNVVEGKLDNGIKYLILKNGKPENRAELRLVVNVGSVLEEDDQQGLAHFVEHMAFNGTKNFAKQEIVDYLESIGMRFGADINAYTSFDETVYMLKVPTDSAEMVEQGFLILEDWASGVSFEDEEIDKERGVVIEEWRLRRGAEARMFDKQLPVLFKDSRYAVRLPIGQKAVLDSFSYDAAKRFYKEWYRPELMAVIAVGDFDVEWIEGLIKEHFNRIPASENPRDREVYGVPDHKETLVSIASDKEATGSRISIYYKQDTKNENSHGAYREGIIKSIYNAMLNDRLAEITTKLNAPFLYGFSAQGRFVREKEVYLLTSGVQDNGIERGLEALLTEAERVALHGFTSAELERQKINQLKSMEKAYNERDKTNSGSYASEYIRHFLVDEPIPGIIYEFELYKMYMPTITLDEINSLARTWLSDENRVILANLPIKDSIVEPTDASLLAVFDIVKSLTIEPYEESVPDLPLVADIPAPSAVTSESYIEVLDIHEFILANGIRVLMKKTDFKNDEILMTSFSAGGRSHLVRDEYVPGKISASVINESGFGAFNKIALEKKLAGKIVGVSPYIGSVKEGISGSSTPEDIETMFQLIHLVFTAPRKDSTAYLALKERINGFVLNRSASPNVAFRDTISALMSRNHPRYRPWSTKLVEEFDLNKSYNIFRNAFADAGDFTFIFIGNIEPAVIKKLSRIYLGNLPADAEHLSFKDDGVDPPEGVIKKKVFKGQEPKSNTQIIFTGDFEWNRQNRYNINSMVHSLRIKLREVLREELGGTYGVRVSAILQEFPDEEYQIRISFGSDPDRVAELTETVFTQIDSLRNFGTTDKNLVKIKEIQRRTLETSLKENSFWLNTIESYVWHKQDFADVMKFDELVEALSLETIRKTAHMYFDMNNYVQVSLYPEGFVE
- a CDS encoding DUF885 domain-containing protein; the encoded protein is MRIISTKTSGFITLFMLLILSVSCQKSTVKMSPTHSADWDVFVSDFLEDYFVANPTTAIGAGRHEFDGQLPDWSVEGFNKEIARLHAKRTGAMAFDGTTLSDGQRFEREYLLSVIDGDLFWLETTEKQYRNPNFYQGHFDPSNYVILEYAPLDVRMQAYTKFAGEVPRAVEQIMENLRTPLPLTFVNLGHTTFGGYATYFENDIYDVFATVEDAQLQADLKEANLLAVAAMKKLDAWIEEQRPDATDGFAIGAENFQEMLWATERVDVSIADLKVIAQNDLARNIASLTEACAEYASGLTNHECVEKARSVKNEGGAVEGARQQLSVLRDFLIEKDLITIPGTEKALVAEAPEYARWNFAYINIPGPYEEGLPSTYYIAPPDPTWSEKDQHDYLPGKADLMFVSVHEIWPGHFLQFLHSNRSDSKFGQVFVGYAFAEGWAHYTEEMMWDAGFSDGDPEIHIGQLINALLRNARFLSTIGLHTEGMTVEESEALFMESGFQDPGNARQQAARGTYDPAYLNYTMGKLMIKKLREDWTASRGMHGTWKAYHDMYLSFGGPPIPMIRKAMLGDDGGSLF